A single genomic interval of Streptomyces sp. NBC_00663 harbors:
- a CDS encoding peptide deformylase yields MATPRDHASLAELVEELLADGGPLPIVAAGDPVLRRGAERFEGQLDSALLARFVEALRVTMHAAPGVGLAAPQVGVGLRIAVIEDPAPVPDEVRLARGRVPQPFRVLVNPSYEGVGPARAAFFEGCLSVPGWQAVVDRHDRVRLTGEDEYGRSVDEVFSGWPARIVQHETDHLDGTLYLDRAELRSLSSNQAMVERWAQPTPREAAASLGFRLPD; encoded by the coding sequence ATGGCAACTCCCCGTGATCACGCGTCCCTTGCCGAGCTGGTCGAGGAACTCCTGGCCGACGGAGGCCCGCTGCCGATCGTGGCGGCCGGCGATCCGGTGCTGCGGCGCGGCGCCGAGCGTTTCGAGGGCCAGTTGGACTCCGCGCTGCTGGCCCGGTTCGTCGAGGCGCTGCGCGTCACGATGCACGCGGCTCCCGGGGTGGGCCTCGCGGCGCCGCAGGTGGGCGTGGGGCTGCGCATCGCGGTGATCGAGGACCCGGCGCCGGTGCCGGACGAGGTGCGCCTCGCGCGGGGACGGGTGCCGCAGCCGTTCCGGGTCCTGGTCAATCCGTCGTACGAGGGGGTCGGCCCCGCGCGTGCCGCGTTCTTCGAGGGCTGTCTGAGCGTCCCGGGCTGGCAGGCGGTCGTGGACCGGCACGACCGGGTGCGGCTGACGGGCGAGGACGAGTACGGGCGGTCGGTGGACGAGGTGTTCTCCGGGTGGCCCGCGCGGATCGTGCAGCACGAGACGGACCATCTGGACGGCACGCTGTACCTGGACCGGGCGGAGCTGCGCTCGCTGTCCTCGAACCAGGCGATGGTGGAGCGCTGGGCCCAGCCGACGCCCAGGGAAGCGGCTGCCTCCCTGGGGTTCCGGCTGCCGGACTGA
- a CDS encoding helix-turn-helix transcriptional regulator yields the protein MTSERALEAERDAIVAALTPVVDGLVATFGPLCEVVLHDYRDPETSVVALAGSVTGRSVGGAMSEIGLRIVARGDQARDELNYLTRTGTGRTVKSSTMVLRDSTGTVFGALCVNLDVTAVSEAHTLLGALAGLGAAPAELPVTTFGDDIDSVVDVILDTHRHEPWGALDRAGRLALFRSLDERGVFAVRRAIEQVAARLGISRASAYSYLSQARATTSTPPGGPA from the coding sequence ATGACGTCCGAGCGTGCGCTGGAAGCCGAGCGGGACGCGATCGTCGCCGCGTTGACGCCGGTCGTCGACGGGTTGGTGGCGACGTTCGGGCCGCTGTGCGAGGTGGTGCTGCACGACTACCGGGACCCGGAGACCTCCGTCGTCGCCCTCGCCGGATCGGTGACCGGGCGCTCGGTCGGCGGGGCGATGAGCGAGATCGGCCTGCGGATCGTGGCCCGCGGTGACCAGGCGCGGGACGAGCTGAACTACCTCACCCGCACCGGGACCGGCAGGACCGTCAAGTCGTCCACGATGGTGCTGCGCGACTCCACGGGCACGGTGTTCGGCGCCCTGTGCGTCAACCTCGATGTGACCGCCGTCAGCGAGGCCCACACCCTGCTGGGTGCCCTCGCCGGGCTCGGTGCGGCCCCCGCCGAACTGCCGGTGACCACTTTCGGCGACGACATCGACTCCGTGGTCGACGTCATCCTCGACACCCACCGGCACGAGCCCTGGGGTGCACTCGACCGCGCCGGACGCCTGGCGCTGTTCCGCAGCCTCGACGAGCGCGGCGTCTTCGCCGTCCGCCGCGCGATCGAGCAGGTCGCCGCCCGGCTCGGCATCTCCCGCGCCTCCGCCTACAGCTACCTCTCCCAGGCCCGCGCCACGACTTCCACCCCTCCTGGAGGACCCGCGTGA
- a CDS encoding MarR family winged helix-turn-helix transcriptional regulator: MSKGYEKATPGFLVWRLSMKWRTAVDRAMTPLGLTHAQYSLVASLYGMQRDGERPSQRMLADHTGLEPLYVSKLARALESAGLIERTRDPRDPRAVQLALTERGRDTTRQAIKVVQGLLEQFLAPLGGLDSPRTREFSAELATLLDAPLDPLAPDRESDKEQS; the protein is encoded by the coding sequence ATGAGCAAGGGCTACGAGAAGGCGACGCCGGGCTTCCTGGTGTGGCGACTGTCGATGAAGTGGCGGACCGCGGTGGACCGCGCGATGACCCCACTGGGTCTCACCCACGCGCAGTACTCGCTGGTGGCGTCCCTCTACGGCATGCAGCGCGACGGCGAGCGACCGAGCCAGCGAATGCTCGCCGACCACACCGGCCTCGAACCGCTTTATGTGTCCAAGCTGGCGCGCGCCCTGGAGTCGGCGGGCCTGATCGAGCGCACCCGCGACCCACGCGATCCGCGCGCCGTCCAGCTGGCCCTCACCGAGCGGGGCAGGGACACCACTCGGCAGGCCATCAAGGTCGTCCAGGGGCTGCTGGAGCAGTTCCTCGCACCGCTCGGCGGGCTCGACAGCCCACGCACCCGGGAGTTCAGCGCCGAACTCGCGACCCTGCTCGACGCCCCTCTCGATCCGCTCGCCCCCGACCGTGAGTCCGACAAGGAGCAGTCATGA
- a CDS encoding cytochrome P450 — MTSTTEDVPLFPMPRAAGCPFDPPPGMLRLHAERPVTRVRLWDGSTPWLVTRYEDQRALYGDERLSVDPRQPGFPHISEAFQEAYARMPPSFLNMDDPEHARIRRMVTAPFTIKRIEAMRPAVQRMTDRFVDAMLAGPQPVDLVEALALPLPSLVICELLGVPYDDHEFFQSRSKVGVRQDASVEESRTASAELLQYLDAQLQAKVADPADDLLSVLAARMQDGELARHDAAMLGLLLLGAGHETTANMIALGVLALLEHPDQLAIVRDTDDPQVLAGAVEEMLRYLTVVHDGQRRLALADIEIGGEHIRAGEGVIIPGATGNWQADRFPDPERLDVRRDARRHMAFGFGIHQCLGQPLARLELQVVYGTLFRRIPTLRRAVDLEKIPFKDDGVVYGVHELPVTW, encoded by the coding sequence ATGACCAGCACCACCGAGGACGTCCCCCTGTTCCCGATGCCGCGCGCGGCCGGCTGTCCGTTCGATCCGCCGCCCGGGATGCTGCGGCTGCACGCCGAGCGGCCGGTGACCCGGGTACGGCTGTGGGACGGCAGCACGCCGTGGCTGGTGACGCGGTACGAGGACCAGCGGGCGCTGTACGGCGACGAGCGGCTGAGCGTCGATCCCCGGCAGCCGGGCTTTCCCCACATCAGCGAGGCCTTCCAGGAGGCCTACGCCCGGATGCCGCCGTCGTTCCTCAACATGGACGACCCCGAGCACGCCCGGATCCGGCGCATGGTCACCGCCCCCTTCACCATCAAGCGCATCGAGGCGATGCGGCCCGCGGTACAGCGCATGACCGACCGGTTCGTCGACGCGATGCTGGCCGGACCGCAGCCGGTCGACCTGGTGGAGGCCCTGGCGCTGCCGCTGCCGTCCCTGGTCATCTGCGAGCTGCTCGGAGTGCCGTACGACGACCACGAGTTCTTCCAGAGCCGCAGCAAGGTGGGCGTCCGCCAGGACGCCTCGGTCGAGGAGTCCAGGACCGCCTCTGCCGAACTGCTCCAGTACCTCGACGCACAGCTCCAGGCGAAGGTCGCCGACCCCGCCGACGACCTGCTCTCCGTCCTGGCCGCCCGGATGCAGGACGGTGAACTCGCCCGCCACGACGCCGCGATGCTCGGGCTGCTGCTGCTCGGCGCGGGGCACGAGACCACCGCCAACATGATCGCGCTCGGCGTGCTGGCCCTGCTGGAGCATCCCGACCAGCTCGCGATCGTGCGGGACACCGACGATCCCCAGGTGCTCGCGGGTGCCGTCGAGGAGATGCTGCGCTACCTCACCGTCGTCCACGACGGCCAACGCCGCCTCGCCCTCGCGGACATCGAGATCGGCGGGGAGCACATCCGCGCCGGGGAGGGCGTCATCATCCCGGGCGCCACGGGCAACTGGCAGGCCGACCGCTTCCCCGACCCCGAGCGCCTCGACGTCCGTCGCGACGCCCGCCGGCACATGGCCTTCGGCTTCGGCATCCACCAGTGCCTGGGCCAGCCGCTGGCCCGCCTGGAACTCCAGGTCGTCTACGGCACACTCTTCCGCCGGATCCCCACCCTGCGCCGGGCCGTCGACCTGGAGAAGATCCCGTTCAAGGACGACGGGGTGGTGTACGGCGTCCATGAGCTGCCCGTGACCTGGTGA
- a CDS encoding pirin family protein, with product MSNLDRDAAPALCGGRGFVVAEPVRELLSPRTVKLGEATEVRRLLPNLGRRMVGAWCFVDHYGPDDIADEPGMQVPPHPHMGLQTVSWLHQGEVLHRDSTGSLQTIRPRELGLMTSGRAISHSEESPKAHARFLHGAQLWVALPDGHRHTDPHFEHHAELPRVTAPGLTATLILGDLDGATSPGTTYTPIVGADLTLTAGADLRLPLEPDFEYAVLSMSGEAHVDDVPVLPGSMLYLGCGRTELPLRAASDASLMLLGGEPFEEELIMFWNWIGRSQEEIVQAREDWMTGSRFGEVKGYDGAPLPAPALPPVALKPRGRTR from the coding sequence ATGAGCAATCTTGATCGCGATGCGGCTCCCGCCCTGTGCGGCGGCCGCGGCTTCGTGGTGGCGGAGCCCGTTCGCGAACTCCTCAGCCCGCGCACCGTCAAACTCGGGGAGGCCACCGAGGTCCGCCGTCTGCTGCCCAACCTGGGCCGGCGCATGGTGGGCGCATGGTGCTTCGTCGACCACTACGGCCCCGACGACATCGCCGACGAGCCCGGCATGCAGGTCCCCCCGCATCCGCACATGGGTTTGCAGACCGTCAGCTGGCTGCACCAGGGCGAGGTGCTGCACCGCGACTCCACCGGCAGCCTCCAGACGATCCGCCCGCGCGAGCTGGGCCTCATGACCTCCGGGCGGGCCATCAGCCACTCCGAGGAGAGCCCGAAGGCGCACGCCCGCTTCCTGCACGGCGCCCAGCTCTGGGTCGCCCTCCCGGACGGCCACCGGCACACCGACCCGCACTTCGAGCACCACGCCGAACTGCCGCGGGTCACCGCGCCGGGCCTGACCGCCACGCTCATCCTCGGCGACCTCGACGGCGCGACCTCGCCCGGGACGACGTACACCCCGATCGTCGGCGCCGACCTCACCCTCACCGCCGGCGCGGACCTGCGCCTCCCGCTGGAGCCGGACTTCGAGTACGCCGTGCTGTCCATGTCCGGCGAGGCCCACGTGGACGATGTCCCGGTCCTGCCGGGCTCCATGCTCTACCTCGGCTGCGGTCGCACCGAACTGCCGCTGCGCGCCGCGTCGGACGCGAGCCTGATGCTCCTGGGCGGTGAGCCCTTCGAGGAGGAGCTGATCATGTTCTGGAACTGGATCGGGCGGTCCCAGGAAGAGATCGTGCAGGCGCGCGAGGACTGGATGACCGGGTCCCGGTTCGGCGAGGTCAAGGGCTACGACGGAGCGCCCCTGCCCGCCCCGGCGCTGCCGCCGGTCGCCCTGAAGCCGCGGGGGAGGACCCGCTGA
- a CDS encoding PepSY-associated TM helix domain-containing protein translates to MTSAPSTTTDEAPKAADLPPRPGGWASLRPLMLRLHFYAGVFVAPFLLVAAVTGFLYAASFQAEKIMYADEMTVSAVGDAKLPISEQVTAAREAHPEGAVAAVRSSPADDATTRVLLSGVKGVDPDHTLAVFVDPYTGKVEGSLEQYGSTGALPLRTWISELHRNLHLGETGRLYSEFAASWLWVIAGAGLVLWFTRRRAQRKVRGTEGRRRTLGLHATVGVWAALGFFFLSVTGLTWSTYAGASIDDLRASLGQTTPSVSATAGGDHSGHGASASAGDAEHGVGLDKVLAAARAEGLGDPVEIVPPADATSAYVVKQIQRSWPEKQDAVAVDPTTGEVTDVLRFDDFPVLAKLTRWGIDLHTGTLFGLANQIVLMAVALSLVLLIVWGYRMWWMRGRGNAFGRPIPRGTWQKVPPQLLLPGVALIAALGYFVPLLGIPLAAFVVADVVLGETAHRRASRV, encoded by the coding sequence ATGACCTCCGCTCCCTCGACGACCACCGACGAGGCCCCGAAAGCCGCCGACCTGCCGCCGAGACCGGGCGGTTGGGCATCGCTGCGCCCGCTGATGCTGCGCCTGCACTTCTACGCCGGAGTGTTCGTCGCGCCCTTCCTGCTGGTGGCGGCCGTCACCGGGTTCCTGTACGCCGCCTCGTTCCAGGCCGAGAAGATCATGTACGCCGACGAGATGACGGTCTCCGCCGTAGGCGACGCCAAGCTGCCGATCTCCGAGCAGGTCACCGCCGCCCGCGAGGCCCACCCCGAGGGTGCCGTCGCCGCCGTACGGTCCTCCCCGGCGGACGACGCGACCACCAGGGTCCTGCTCTCCGGAGTCAAGGGCGTCGACCCCGACCACACTCTCGCGGTGTTCGTGGACCCGTACACCGGCAAGGTCGAGGGCTCCCTCGAACAGTACGGTTCCACGGGCGCGTTGCCGCTGCGCACCTGGATCTCGGAGCTGCACCGCAATCTGCACCTCGGTGAGACCGGCCGCCTCTACAGCGAGTTCGCCGCGAGCTGGCTGTGGGTGATCGCCGGGGCCGGTCTGGTGCTCTGGTTCACCCGGCGCCGGGCCCAGCGCAAGGTGCGCGGCACCGAGGGGCGGCGCCGCACGCTGGGGCTGCACGCCACGGTCGGCGTCTGGGCCGCCCTCGGCTTCTTCTTCCTGTCGGTGACCGGTCTGACCTGGTCCACCTACGCCGGCGCGAGCATCGACGACCTGCGCGCCTCGCTCGGCCAGACCACGCCCTCGGTGTCGGCGACCGCGGGCGGCGACCACTCCGGGCACGGCGCCTCCGCCTCGGCCGGGGACGCCGAGCACGGCGTCGGCCTCGACAAGGTCCTCGCCGCCGCGCGCGCCGAAGGTCTCGGCGACCCCGTCGAGATCGTGCCGCCGGCCGACGCGACCTCGGCGTACGTGGTGAAGCAGATCCAGCGCAGCTGGCCGGAGAAGCAGGACGCGGTCGCGGTCGACCCGACCACCGGCGAGGTCACCGATGTGCTGCGGTTCGACGACTTCCCGGTGCTCGCGAAGCTGACCCGCTGGGGCATCGACCTGCACACCGGCACCCTCTTCGGGCTCGCCAACCAGATCGTCCTGATGGCCGTGGCGCTCTCCCTGGTCCTGCTGATCGTCTGGGGTTACCGCATGTGGTGGATGCGCGGCCGCGGCAACGCGTTCGGCCGTCCGATCCCGCGCGGCACCTGGCAGAAGGTGCCCCCGCAGCTCCTGCTGCCGGGCGTGGCGCTGATCGCCGCCCTCGGCTACTTCGTGCCGCTGCTCGGCATCCCGCTGGCCGCGTTCGTCGTGGCCGACGTGGTGCTCGGCGAGACCGCCCACCGGCGGGCGAGCCGCGTCTGA
- a CDS encoding dihydrolipoyl dehydrogenase family protein — MTETESTVNSTYDVVVLGAGPVGENVADRTRAAGLSTAVVESELVGGECSYWACMPSKALLRPVIAQADARRLPGLAPAVQGPLDTAAVLARRDEYTSHWKDDGQVRWLEGVGADLYRGHGRLTGPRTVTVGDKVLTARHAVAVCTGTRAVLPDLPGLDAVKPWTSREATSAQAAPGRLIVVGGGVVATEMATAWQALGSRVTLLVRGKGLLNRMEPFAGELVAEALTEAGVDVRTGTSLASVTREDGTVVAVTDSGDRIEADEILFATGRAPRTDDLGLDSVGLEAGSWLDVDDSLRVTGTDWLYAVGDVNHRALLTHQGKYQARIAGAAIAARASGTDVQSDPWGAHAATADHAAVPQVVFTDPEAAAVGLSLAEAEQAGHRVRAVDYDLANVSGASLYGEGYRGRARMVVDLEREVLLGVTFVGPGVGELIHSATVAVAGEVPISRLWHAVPSYPTISEVWLRLLETFRDS; from the coding sequence ATGACGGAAACGGAATCCACTGTGAACAGCACCTACGACGTAGTGGTGCTCGGGGCCGGGCCCGTGGGGGAGAACGTCGCCGACCGCACCCGCGCGGCCGGCCTCTCCACCGCGGTCGTGGAGAGCGAACTGGTCGGCGGCGAGTGCTCCTACTGGGCCTGTATGCCCAGCAAGGCCCTGCTGCGCCCGGTCATCGCCCAGGCCGACGCCCGCCGGCTGCCCGGACTCGCCCCGGCCGTACAGGGCCCCCTCGACACCGCCGCGGTCCTCGCCCGGCGCGACGAATACACCTCCCACTGGAAGGACGACGGCCAGGTCCGGTGGCTGGAAGGCGTCGGCGCCGACCTCTACCGCGGCCACGGCCGCCTCACCGGCCCCCGCACCGTGACGGTGGGCGACAAGGTCCTCACCGCCCGGCACGCCGTCGCCGTCTGCACCGGCACCCGCGCCGTCCTGCCGGACCTGCCCGGACTCGACGCGGTCAAGCCCTGGACCAGCCGCGAGGCGACCAGCGCCCAAGCCGCGCCGGGGCGGCTCATCGTCGTCGGCGGGGGAGTCGTCGCCACCGAGATGGCCACGGCCTGGCAGGCCCTCGGCTCGCGGGTCACCCTCCTGGTCCGCGGCAAGGGCCTGCTGAACCGGATGGAACCCTTCGCCGGCGAACTGGTCGCCGAGGCGCTCACCGAGGCCGGGGTCGACGTCCGCACCGGGACCTCCCTCGCGTCGGTGACCCGCGAGGACGGCACCGTCGTCGCCGTCACCGACAGCGGCGACCGGATCGAGGCCGACGAGATCCTCTTCGCAACCGGCCGCGCCCCGCGCACCGACGACCTCGGTCTGGACAGCGTCGGCCTGGAAGCCGGCTCCTGGCTGGACGTCGACGACAGCCTCCGTGTCACCGGCACCGACTGGCTCTACGCCGTCGGCGACGTCAACCACCGCGCCCTCCTCACCCACCAGGGCAAGTACCAGGCCCGCATCGCCGGTGCCGCCATCGCGGCGCGGGCGTCCGGTACGGACGTCCAGTCCGACCCTTGGGGCGCGCACGCCGCTACCGCCGACCACGCCGCCGTACCCCAGGTCGTCTTCACCGACCCGGAGGCCGCCGCCGTCGGCCTCTCGCTCGCCGAGGCCGAACAGGCGGGCCACCGGGTCCGCGCGGTCGACTACGACCTCGCGAACGTCTCCGGGGCGAGCCTGTACGGCGAGGGCTACCGCGGCCGTGCCCGCATGGTCGTCGACCTGGAGCGAGAGGTCCTGCTCGGCGTCACCTTCGTGGGCCCCGGAGTCGGCGAACTCATCCACTCGGCGACCGTCGCGGTCGCGGGCGAGGTGCCCATCAGCCGCCTCTGGCACGCCGTGCCGTCCTATCCGACGATCAGCGAGGTGTGGCTGCGGCTGCTGGAGACCTTCCGGGACAGCTGA
- a CDS encoding response regulator transcription factor: MRTEARRVAVVGDCPLLSGGVAHAVEDAEGLVFTLATRSADEALRALRPGDIVLVDLQVRPVCLADVVARLAAQDAAVLVFSTGLDHHAVPALRAGARGCLSRRADERELLAAIRLVADGCSYVSADLAVRPDTEPSCHVTDRERQILELVVHGETDHDIAVRLGISEHTVHSHLDRLRDKTGSRRRADLTRFAITHDIVPAAFWQG, translated from the coding sequence ATGCGTACGGAGGCAAGACGAGTCGCCGTCGTCGGTGACTGCCCGCTGCTGTCCGGGGGCGTGGCCCACGCCGTCGAGGACGCCGAGGGCCTGGTGTTCACCCTCGCCACCCGGTCGGCCGACGAGGCCCTGCGCGCGCTCCGGCCGGGCGACATCGTGCTGGTGGATCTCCAGGTGCGGCCGGTGTGCCTGGCGGACGTGGTGGCCCGGCTGGCCGCCCAGGACGCCGCCGTGCTGGTCTTCTCCACCGGCCTGGACCACCACGCCGTACCCGCCCTGCGCGCCGGCGCCCGCGGCTGCCTCAGCCGGCGGGCCGACGAGCGCGAGCTGCTGGCCGCGATCCGGCTGGTCGCCGACGGCTGCTCCTACGTCTCCGCGGATCTCGCCGTACGTCCCGACACCGAGCCCTCCTGCCATGTCACGGACCGCGAGCGCCAGATCCTGGAGCTGGTCGTCCACGGCGAGACCGACCACGACATCGCCGTCCGGCTGGGTATCAGCGAGCACACCGTCCACTCCCACCTGGACCGGCTCCGCGACAAGACCGGTTCCCGGCGCCGGGCCGACCTGACCCGCTTCGCGATCACGCACGACATCGTCCCCGCGGCCTTCTGGCAGGGGTAA
- a CDS encoding tetratricopeptide repeat protein, translating to MDMTYYDHGTPAERWERARMFFEAKDYAAAARVLSKLVEEVPEQTGPRLLLARSYYHSAQLRRAETELRIIVERDPVEHYARLMLGRTLERLSRPEEAEPHLRLASALAGDFDEL from the coding sequence GTGGACATGACGTACTACGACCACGGAACGCCGGCGGAGCGCTGGGAGCGCGCGCGGATGTTCTTCGAGGCCAAGGACTACGCCGCCGCGGCGCGCGTCCTGAGCAAGCTGGTCGAGGAGGTGCCGGAGCAGACCGGGCCGCGGCTGCTGCTGGCGCGCTCCTACTACCACTCGGCCCAACTGCGCCGCGCCGAGACGGAGTTGCGCATCATCGTGGAGCGCGACCCGGTGGAGCACTACGCCCGTCTGATGCTGGGCCGCACGCTGGAGCGGCTGAGCCGGCCCGAGGAGGCCGAGCCGCATCTGCGCCTCGCGTCCGCGCTGGCCGGCGACTTCGACGAGCTGTAG
- the trxA gene encoding thioredoxin, whose protein sequence is MSKTVELTKENFDQTVTDNEFVLIDFWASWCGPCRQFAPVYDKAAEENPDLVFGKVDTEAQPELAAAFGIQSIPTLMIVRDRVAVFAQPGALPEAALTDVIGQARKLDMDEVRKAVEEQQANTEQNGQ, encoded by the coding sequence ATGAGCAAGACCGTGGAGCTCACCAAGGAGAACTTCGACCAGACGGTCACGGACAACGAGTTCGTCCTGATCGACTTCTGGGCGTCCTGGTGCGGGCCGTGCCGTCAGTTCGCACCGGTCTACGACAAGGCGGCCGAGGAGAACCCGGACCTGGTCTTCGGCAAGGTGGACACGGAGGCGCAGCCGGAGCTGGCCGCGGCCTTCGGTATCCAGTCGATTCCCACACTGATGATCGTCCGTGACCGGGTGGCCGTGTTCGCGCAGCCGGGAGCCCTCCCGGAGGCCGCGCTGACGGATGTGATCGGGCAGGCTCGCAAGCTGGACATGGACGAGGTCCGCAAGGCGGTCGAGGAGCAGCAGGCGAACACGGAGCAGAACGGCCAGTGA
- a CDS encoding M6 family metalloprotease domain-containing protein — protein MSGIFGSTLTFSQEEGEDVRLVVFGDDKYARYETLDGYSVVYDADRGAYCYAQTDGAGATRRFVSTGTPLAAPPPEGLRRHLREGQLYRREVFQDRMMKGVPDEDRAEIDPDALFTRGPVKGLLPGTALTEGEVQGLTILVDFPSKQTQVTGDDVSALLNSPHFTANGNHCSVREYFRTMSTGRLVFSNTVVGPFRMSRPRLAYSLDEHEGELVPEALQAAADAGVDFSRFDSLGRGVVDSVCIMYAGNTVFKGDLWPHNSRFPAQIGGVRTDFYTVTSMGERASDLSIGTFCHESGHLLCRWPDLYDYGTLEREGDDFTSAGLGTYCAMSSGNNLGDGFLPSAVSVYLRRLVGWTEDVDISAPGAYEARQGAYDKALVYQNPDRPDVEYYLVENRSKLGFDTALTSSGLAVYHCDIKGSNEFQQGTLVRHYQCALLQADGHLDLEHNQNDGDGGDLYGPTAGTAVSHSSRPPSLWWDGSESGLTISNVGAPGEVITFSTGEQGVAGTRITGRSAPNEAIPEGVGGLTDAISLEGAGTVRDLTVSIDIEHGHIGDLRVVLLAPSGRRAVIHNRTGGADKNLRLTLTSDPPSLLAPLVGDAVAGDWKLKITDAAQPVAGTLLSWEITLHTST, from the coding sequence ATGAGCGGCATCTTCGGCAGCACCCTCACGTTCAGCCAGGAAGAGGGCGAGGATGTCCGCCTCGTCGTCTTCGGTGACGACAAATACGCCCGGTACGAGACCCTCGACGGCTACTCCGTCGTGTACGACGCGGACCGGGGCGCCTACTGCTACGCGCAGACCGACGGCGCGGGCGCCACGCGCCGGTTCGTCTCCACCGGCACGCCCCTTGCCGCACCGCCGCCGGAGGGCCTGCGCCGGCATCTGCGGGAAGGGCAGCTCTATCGCAGAGAGGTCTTCCAGGACCGGATGATGAAAGGGGTCCCGGACGAGGACCGGGCCGAGATCGACCCCGACGCGCTGTTCACCCGCGGCCCGGTCAAAGGGCTGCTCCCCGGCACGGCCCTGACGGAGGGTGAGGTCCAGGGCCTGACGATCCTGGTCGACTTCCCGTCCAAGCAGACCCAGGTGACCGGGGACGACGTCTCCGCCCTGCTGAACAGTCCGCACTTCACGGCGAACGGCAACCACTGCTCCGTGAGGGAGTACTTCCGCACGATGTCGACGGGCCGGCTCGTCTTCTCCAACACCGTCGTCGGCCCGTTCCGGATGAGCCGGCCGCGGCTCGCCTACTCGCTCGACGAACACGAGGGCGAGCTCGTCCCCGAAGCGCTACAGGCCGCCGCGGACGCCGGTGTGGACTTCAGCCGCTTCGACTCCCTCGGACGCGGCGTCGTCGACTCCGTCTGCATCATGTACGCGGGCAACACCGTGTTCAAGGGCGACCTGTGGCCGCACAACTCGCGCTTCCCGGCCCAGATCGGCGGCGTACGCACGGACTTCTACACCGTCACGAGCATGGGGGAGCGGGCGAGCGACCTGAGCATCGGCACCTTCTGCCACGAGAGCGGGCATCTGCTGTGCCGCTGGCCCGACCTGTACGACTACGGGACCCTCGAACGCGAGGGCGACGACTTCACCAGCGCGGGCCTGGGCACCTACTGCGCCATGTCGAGCGGGAACAACCTGGGCGACGGGTTCCTGCCGTCCGCCGTCTCCGTCTATCTGCGCCGTCTGGTGGGCTGGACGGAGGACGTGGACATCTCGGCGCCGGGTGCGTACGAGGCCAGACAGGGCGCGTACGACAAGGCGCTCGTGTACCAGAACCCGGACCGCCCCGACGTCGAGTACTACCTCGTCGAGAACCGCAGCAAGCTCGGCTTCGACACCGCGCTGACCTCCAGTGGCCTGGCCGTCTACCACTGCGACATCAAGGGCTCGAACGAGTTCCAGCAGGGCACCCTGGTGCGTCACTACCAGTGCGCCCTGCTCCAGGCGGACGGCCATCTGGACCTGGAGCACAACCAGAACGACGGCGACGGCGGGGACCTCTACGGACCGACCGCGGGCACCGCGGTCTCGCACAGCAGCCGTCCTCCGTCCCTGTGGTGGGACGGCAGCGAGTCGGGGCTCACGATCTCGAACGTCGGCGCCCCGGGTGAGGTCATCACCTTCAGCACCGGCGAGCAGGGCGTGGCGGGCACCAGGATCACCGGCCGGTCGGCGCCCAACGAGGCCATCCCCGAGGGCGTCGGCGGGCTGACCGACGCCATCTCCCTCGAAGGCGCCGGCACGGTCCGCGACCTGACGGTGTCGATCGACATCGAGCACGGTCACATCGGCGATCTGCGCGTGGTCCTGCTGGCGCCGTCGGGCCGCCGGGCCGTGATCCACAACCGCACGGGCGGTGCCGACAAGAACCTGCGGCTGACGCTGACGTCCGACCCGCCGTCCCTGCTGGCGCCCCTGGTCGGCGACGCCGTGGCCGGCGACTGGAAGCTCAAGATCACAGACGCGGCCCAGCCCGTCGCCGGGACCCTGCTCAGCTGGGAGATCACCCTCCACACCAGCACCTGA
- a CDS encoding MarR family transcriptional regulator translates to MTTTTPPLLNPRVIALAHYAARAVLERVLARHGVTFQQSVTLRLAAVADGPVEREHLVDGVVGSLKIDTAEASAVVDELVAAQLLAPEEPSRVRITEAGRELYDTTSTATAPITARVYAEIPEEDLAVAGRVLTLITERANAELAALNS, encoded by the coding sequence ATGACCACCACCACACCTCCCCTGCTCAACCCGCGCGTCATCGCCCTGGCGCACTACGCGGCCCGTGCGGTCCTGGAGCGGGTCCTGGCCCGCCACGGCGTCACGTTCCAGCAGTCCGTCACCCTCCGCCTCGCCGCCGTCGCCGACGGGCCGGTGGAGCGGGAGCACCTCGTCGACGGTGTCGTCGGTTCACTGAAGATCGACACCGCGGAGGCCTCCGCCGTCGTCGACGAGCTGGTCGCCGCACAGCTGCTGGCCCCCGAGGAGCCGTCGCGGGTGCGGATCACGGAGGCCGGACGAGAGCTGTACGACACGACGTCCACCGCGACCGCCCCCATCACCGCCCGGGTCTACGCCGAAATCCCGGAGGAGGATCTCGCCGTCGCCGGACGGGTGCTGACGCTCATCACCGAGCGGGCGAACGCCGAGCTCGCCGCCCTGAACAGTTAG